In one Choloepus didactylus isolate mChoDid1 chromosome 1, mChoDid1.pri, whole genome shotgun sequence genomic region, the following are encoded:
- the LOC119534546 gene encoding 40S ribosomal protein S24-like, which produces MNDTVTIRTRKFMTNRLLQRKQMVIDVLHPGKATVPKTEIREKLAKMYKTTPDVIFVFGFRTHFGGGKTTGFGMIYDSLDYAKKNEPKHRLARHGLYEKKKTSRKQRKERKNRMKKVRGTAKANVGAGKK; this is translated from the coding sequence ATGAATGACACGGTAACCATCCGGACCAGGAAATTCATGACCAACCGACTACTTCAGCGGAAACAAATGGTCATCGATGTTCTTCACCCTGGAAAGGCAACAGTACCTAAGACAGAAATTCGGGAAAAACTAGCCAAAATGTACAAGACTACACCAGATGTCATCTTTGTATTTGGATTCAGAACCCATTTTGGTGGTGGCAAGACAACTGGCTTTGGCATGATTTATGACTCCTTAgattatgcaaagaaaaatgaacccaaaCACAGACTTGCAAGACATGGTCTGTATGAGAAGAAAAAGACCTCCAGAAAACAGCGAAAGGAACGcaagaacagaatgaagaaagtcaGGGGGACTGCAAAGGCCAATGTTGGTGCTGGCAAAAAGTGA